In Streptomyces erythrochromogenes, the DNA window CCTCCGGCGCGCTGGTCGCCGTCGGGGCCGACAAGGAGCGGTGGCGACTGGAGACGGGCGTGACGGTGGCCTCCCGTCCGGTGGTCGCCGACGGCCGGGTCCACCTGACGGCGCCGGACGGGCGGCTGCTCGCCGTCGACGCGGCCGACGGCAGGCCGGCGGGCCAGACCAGGCCGCGGATGGCGGACGGCAGGGCCACGTACGCGTCGACGCTGCCGGCACCGGTGGCCGGCGGCGGGCGGGTGTTCGCGGGCGCGCCCGACGGGTCGCTGTTCGCGGTGGACGCGGGCGATCCCGCCCGGTGGTGAACGCGGGCGCGACCCCGCCGCGGTGAGACGCGGGCGCCCCCGCACCGGAGCGGTGCGGGGGCGTCGCTGCAGGGGCCGGCCGGGTCAGCCCAGCCGGGTGACGTCGCGGACCGCGCCCTTGTCGGCGCTGGTGGCCATCGCGGCGTAGGCGCGCAGGGCAGCGGAGACCTTGCGCTCGCGGTTCTTCGGCGCGTAGACGCCGCCGAGGGCCTCGTGGCGGGCCGCCAGGGTGGCGTCGTCGACGAGGATCTCGATGGACCGGTTGGGGATGTCGATGCGGATCAGGTCGCCGTTCTCGACGACGGCGATGTCGCCGCCGGACGCCGCCTCCGGGGAGGCGTGGCCGATGGACAGGCCGGAGGTGCCGCCGGAGAAGCGGCCGTCCGTCACCAGCGCGCAGACCTTGCCGAGGCCGCGGCCCTTGAGGAAGGACGTCGGGTAGAGCATCTCCTGCATGCCGGGGCCGCCGCGCGGACCCTCGTAGCGGATGACGACGACGTCGCCCGCCTTGACCTCCTTGCGCAGGATCTTGTCGACGGCCTCGTCCTGCGACTCGCAGACGACCGCCGGGCCCTTGAAGGTCCAGATCGACTCGTCGACACCGGCCGTCTTCACGACGCAGCCGTCGACGGCGATGTTGCCGCGCAGGACGGCGAGGCCGCCGTCCTTGGAGTACGCGTGCTGCACGGAGCGGATGCAGCCGCCCTCGGCGTCGAGGTCGAGGGTGTCCCAGCGCTCGGACTGGGAGAAGGCGGTGGCGGAGCGGACGCAGCCGGGGGCCGCGTGCCACAGCTCCATGGCCGTGTCGGACGCCGTGCCGGAGCGGGCGTCCCACTTCGCCAGCCAGTCCTCCAGGCCCGCGGAGTGGACGGTCGTCACCTCCTTGTTGAGGAGCCCGCCGCGGTGCAGTTCGCCGAGGATGGCGGGGATGCCGCCGGCCCGGTGCACGTCCTCCATGTAGTACGTGCCGCCGGGCGCCACGTTCGGGGCGACCTTGGCGAGGCACGGGACGCGGCGCGAGACGGCGTCGATGTCCTTGAGGTCGTACTCCAGACCCGCCTCCTGCGCGGCGGCCAGCAGGTGCAGGATCGTGTTGGTCGAGCCGCCCATGGCGATGTCGAGGGCCATGGCGTTCTCGAAGGCCTCGCGGGTGGCGATGTTGCGGGGCAGGACGGACTCGTCGTCGTCCTGGTAGTACCGCTTGGTGATCTCCACGACCGTGCGGCCGGCGTCCTCGTACAGGGCGCGGCGGGCGGTGTGGGTCGCGAGGACCGAGCCGTTGCCCGGGAGGGCCAGGCCGATGGCCTCGGCGAGGCAGTTCATCGAGTTGGCGGTGAACATGCCGGAACACGAGCCGCAGGTGGGACAGGCGTTCTCCTCGATGCGGAGCACGTCCTCGTCGGAGACGTTCTCGTTGGAGGCGTCCACCATGGCGTCGATCAGGTCCAGCTTGCGGACGGTGCCGTCGACGAGGATGGCCTGGCCGGCCTCCATCGGGCCGCCGGAGACGAACACGGCCGGGATGTTGAGGCGCATGGCGGCCATCAGCATGCCCGGGGTGATCTTGTCGCAGTTGGAGATGCAGATCAGGGCGTCGGCGCAGTGCGCCTCGACCATGTACTCCACGCTGTCCGCGATCAGGTCGCGCGACGGCAGGGAGTACAGCATGCCGCCGTGGCCCATCGCGATGCCGTCGTCGACGGCGATCGTGTTGAACTCGCGGGGGATCGCGCCGGCCGCGCGGATGGCGTCGGAGACGATGCGGCCGACGGGCGCCAGGTGCGTGTGACCGGGGACGAACTCGGTGAAGGAGTTGGCGACCGCGATGATCGGCTTGCCGATGTCCTCGCTCGCTACGCCCGACGCGCGCATAAGGGCGCGGGCGCCCGCCATGTTGCGGCCGTGGGTGACGGTGCGGGACCTCAACTCGGGCATGCGGTTCACTCCCCATGAGTGCGGCTGTACGGTCAGCCGCGACTGCGGATATGGCTCAGATACGAGGCTACGCCCACTGCCCGGGATCCGGACGGCGTGTCCGCATGACGGGACGGGAGGCTCAGTCCTCGGTCAGGTACCGCTGAAGCGTAGGGGCCACGAGCGCCACGATGTCCTCCGGGTCCGCGGACGCGAGGGGCTCGACCTGCAGCACGTAGCGCAGGATCGCGATGCCGACCATGTGGGAGGCGGCGAGCTCGGCGCGGAAGGTCGGGTCGGGCACGTCCAGATCGGCGGCGACCCGCTCCAGGAGCCTGCGCAGCACGAGCCCGCGCAGCACCTTCGCGGCGGCCTCGTGCGTGAGCGCGGACCGGATCACCGCGAGCAGCGGGGCCCGGGTGACCGGGTTCTCCCAGACGCCGAGGAAGTAGCGCGCCAGCCGCTCGCCGATGCCCTCCGGCCCCTCCCCGATGACGGCGGGGACCACCATGGCCGGCTCCATGCTGATCTCGATGGCCGCGGCGAAGAGGTCGTCCTTGCTGCCGAAGTAGTGGTGCACCAGGGCCGGGTCCACGCCGGCGACCTTCGCGATGCCGCGCACGGACGTCTTGTCGTAGCCGCGCTCCGCGAACACCTCGCGGGCGGCGAGCCGGATGCGCTCCTGGGTGCCCGGGCCCTCCTCGACCTCGTCCTGGCGGGGCCGGCCCGGCCCCCGGCGGCGCGGCTTGCTCTCCCCGGTCACGGCCGGCGGGCCCGGTCGTGACCGGCGGCGGCCAGGTGCAGGCGGGTGAAGGCCAGCGCCTCGGCGAGATCGGCCTCGCGCTCGGCGGAGGACATCGCCCGCCGCGTGTTGACCTCGATCACCACGTGGCCGTCGAAGGAGCTCCGGGCGAGACGTTCCAGCAGCTCGGCGCAGGGCTGCGTACCCCGGCCCGGCACCAGGTGCTCGTCCTTCGCCGACCCGTTGCCGTCGGCGAGGTGCACGTGCGCCAGCCGCTCCCCCATCCGGTCGATCATCGCGGTCGCGTCCGTACGGGCGGTCGCGGTGTGCGACAGGTCGACGGTGAAGTGCCGGTAGTCGTCCTTCGTCACGTCCCACTCGGGCGCGTAGGCGAGCATCTCGCGGTCGCGGTACCGCCACGGATACATGTTCTCCACGGCGAACCGCACGTCGGTCTCCTCGGCCATCCGCCAGATGCCGGAGACGAAGTCCCGCGCGTACTGGCGCTGCCACCGGAACGGCGGATGCACGACGACGGTGGACGCACCGAGCTTCTCGGCCGCCGACCGGGCGCGCTGCAGCTTGACCCACGGATCGGTGGACCACACCCGCTGGGTGATGAGCAGACAGGGCGCGTGAACGGCCAGGATCGGCACCTGGTGCTGGTCCGACAGGCGGCGCAGCGCGTCGATGTCCTGGCTGACCGGATCCGTCCACACCATCACCTCGACGCCGTCGTATCCGAGGCGCGCGGCGATCTCGAAGGCGGTCGCCGTGGACTCCGGATAGACGGAGGCGGTGGACAGGGCGACTTTCGCGGTCGGGATGCGGACGGGTTCTGCCACGGGGACAGGGTACGGGGCCCGCGCCCGCCCGGTACGTGACGGCCGCCACGCGGGCGGGGTTCCGGCCGTCATCGAGGCGGTCCTGCGCTCCCACGAGCCCTTCGCGGAAGAACTCTTCGACACCCTCCTGGACCACCTGGGCTTTCCCCCGGCCCCGGACCCGGAGGCCGGCGCCCCGGAGCGGTGACGGGCCCGGCCCGCCGCGTCAGGACGTTCGGGCGAGCCAGGTCCGCGTCTCGTCCGCGGTCAGGACGCGAGTCAGCTCGGCCGTTCCCGGGAGGTGCGGGAAGAACCGGTCGGCGTTCCAGCTGCGCTGGTACGCCGGCTCGTCGAGCACGAGCAGGCGGCGCCCCTCCACCACGGGGATGTCGTCCGGCAGCCCCTCGTTCCAGATCCGCTCGCCGTCCGGGGCGAGGAGTTCGAAGGCCCCGGTCGCGACGGCCTGGGTACGTCCCCGGGCGGGCTCGGGGTCCGTGGCCAGGCGGACGCTCTCCGCCGAAGGCCCGGTACCGGGAACGTGGCCGCCGCCGACGAGGACGTGGGCGAGCAGTGTGTGCAACTGGAAGTTGTCCCCGATGCCGCCGATGCGTATCTCGAACCCGGTCCCGGTGGGCCTGTGCAGCACCACGAGGGGCTCGTCGTCCAGCACCGCCAGCGCGTGCGCCAGGCATTTGAGGTCGTGCCGTTCCAGGGCCGCCAGGTCACGGCAGGCCGAGAGGAGCGCGGACGAGTCCCGGCGGCGCACCTCGGCGCTGCGGCACAGCACGGCCAGCGCGGGCGGCTGCCACTCCTCGACCGCGCACCAGGCCAGTACCAGCTGCAGGGCCTCGTGCACCTCACCGCCCAGGCGTGCCAGCAGAGCATCATCGATGATCTTCTCGTCCGGCTCCGGCAGTCCGTCCTCCCCGGTCGCGGTCCAGCGGCGGGCGAACTCGAGGGCGTCGAGCAGGTCCCGGTGGACGCCGTCGAGGATCGGCTCGGCGCAGGCCACCGGATCCGCCCCGCGCTCGACGCAGTAGCCGGCCGCCATCGCCAGCATCGGCCGCGGCCCGGTGGCCGGGAATGCGGGAATCAGCGCCGCCAGCCGGGGCCCTGCCAGAACATGCTCAGCCTCCGAAGCCGACTGCACCCCGGCCATCATGGCGGCGAAGGCACGCTCGGTACGGTCCCCATCGCGAGCGGCAACCGACTCTTCCAGCTCGGACACAACGGCGGCGAGGCCCGAGGCCTTCCGCTTCCACTTGAAGATCACCGGCACACCTTAGGCCCAAGGTCCACCCGACGTCATCAAGCCAAGACTGTCCGAATCCCTCACCCAACGTCAGCCCTTCTGCGCGCCGACGAGCCGAGCCCGCTCGCGCAGGTCCCGTACCGCCCGAACGCCGCTGTAGGACCGGAGCCGGAGGCTCATGACCTCGAAGTGTTCGTCATCCGCCAAAAGCAGGGAGCTGTCCTTGACCGACATCAGCAGGTCACGAGGGCCTCTGCGCCCGACACAGACGGTCTGCGGACGCGTGATCGAGAAGCGCGTAGCGATCGATGGCGGCTTATGACCAGCCCCAGGGGCTGGCAGACGCCACCAGACAGCAGCGCGTAGCGATTGGATGCGCGCCGGGCTCCGCCCGGGCAGCGCCGACGCCCCGATGGTCTTCTCTCCCCCGGCCCGTTCCCTTGGGGGCTTCCCGGCAGTCTTTCGGATTTCCGGGGCGGGACGGTCGGTCAAGGGTGGCCGAAGGCCATCGCGCAGCGACGCGAGGAACGAGCGCCCTTGAGGGACCGGCACGACACGGAGAGACGATGGGACTGACGGGAAACCCCCAGCACGTCACCGACTCCCGCCCCAGCGGACACCGCTCCCCCCACACCACCCCGACGCAGGGGGTGGGTGGGCAGCCACCGGCCCGGGGCGCGGGGGCCGCGGGGTGAGGGCGCCGAGTGCGCGTGCACCCGTACGTCCGCCAGCCCGCGCGAAGGTCCCCCCTATCCCCTACGCCGGCGCCGCGCCCGGGGTCGGGAGGTGGTCCAGTCGGCGCAGGATGACGCCCTCGCGCAGGGCCCACGGGCAGATCTCCAGCTCGTCGACGCCGAAGAGGTCCATGGCGCCCTCGGCGACCAGCGCACCTGCCAGCAGCTGGTTCGCCCGCCCTTCCGAGACGCCCGGGAGGGCCGAGCGCTGGGCCGTCGTCATCGCGGCCAGGCGCGGGACCCATTCCTCCAGGGACTTGCGGCTGAGGTCGCGCTGCACGTACAGGCCTTCCGCCGAGCGGGCCGCGCCCGCGATGCGGGCCAGCTGCTTGAAGGTCTTCGACGTCGCCACCACGTGGTCCGGGGCACCGAAGCGGCTGAACTCTCTGACCGTCCGCGCGATCTCCGCCCGCACGTGCCGCCGCAGCGCCCGGATGTCCAGGGCGTCCGGCGGGTCGCCGGGGAGCCAGCCCGAGGTGAGGCGGCCCGCGCCCAGGGGGAGGGAGACGGCGGCGTCCGGGTCCTCGTCGATGCCGTACGCGATCTCCAGGGAGCCGCCGCCGATGTCCAGGACCAGCAGCTTCCCGGCGGACCAGCCGAACCAGCGGCGCGCGGCGAGGAAGGTGAGCCGTGCCTCGTCCTCACCGCTGAGCACCGGCAGGTCGACGCCGGTCTCGGCCTTGACCCGGGCCAGCACCTCGTCGGCGTTGGTGGCCTCGCGCACGGCACTGGTCGCGAAGGGGAGGACGTCCTCGCAGCCCTTGTCCTCGGCGGCCTGTACCGCTTCGTTGATGACGGAGAGGAGACGCTCGACGCCCGCTGGTGTGACGGCGCCGGCCTCGTCGAGGAGCTCCGCCAGCCTTATTTCCACCTTGTGCGAGTGCGCCGGCTGCGGGCGCGCGCCGGGGTGCGCGTCCACCACCAGCAGATGGACCGTATTCGAACCCACATCAAGGACACCGAGTCTCATAGGGGGAAACGCTACTGCGAGGAACGCTCGGGGGTTGTGTAAGGGGCGCTTAGGCTTGGGTTTGTGCCAAATACGAAGAAGGCCAACAAGACCCGGTCGGAGAAGGACACGGGCAAGGACGACCAGGGCGCAAGCACCAAGCGCGCCAAGAACGGCAAGCCACTGAAGCCCCTGAAGCCCGGAAAGGCCAAGGCCGTGGCCGACGAGAAGGGGCTCGACTTCCCTCGGGCCTGGGTGGAGTTCCCCGACCCCGCCGACGACGAGCAGGTCTTCCGCTGCGACCTGACCTGGCTGACCTCCCGCTGGACCTGCATCTTCGGCAGCGGCTGCCAGGGCATCCAGGCGGGCCGGGCCTCGGACGGCTGCTGCACGCTCGGCGCGCACTTCTCCGACGAGGACGACGAGAAGCGCGTCGCGGAGCACGTGGCCCGGCTGACGCCCGAGCTGTGGCAGTTCCACGACGTCGGCAGCGAGAGCGGGTGGACGCAGGCCGACGACGACGGGGAGAAGCAGACCCGCCGCTGGGACGGTGCGTGCATCTTCCTGAACCGGCCGGGGTTCCCCGCCGGGGCCGGCTGCTCGCTCCACATCCTCGCGCTGAAGGAGGGCCGGGAGCCGCTGGAGACCAAGCCGGACGTCTGCTGGCAGCTGCCGATCCGCCGGACGTACGACTGGATCGAGCGGCCCGACGACACCCGGGTGCTGCAGGTGTCGATCGGCGAGTACGACCGCCGGGGCTGGGGCCCGGGCGGCCACGACCTGCACTGGTGGTGCACGTCGGCGACGTCCGCGCACGGCGCCGGGGACCCGGTGTACGTGTCGTACCGCGCCGAGCTGACGGAGCTGATGGGCAAGGAGGGGTACGAGGCGCTCGTGCAGCTGTGCGAGGCCCGGCTGGCCTCGCTGCTGCCGATGGCTCCGCACCCCGCGGACCCGGCTCCGTAGGCGGAGCGTCGACCCGGTCCGCCGTCAGCCCCCCGCCGGTCCGGACGGTGCCGGGTCGGGCGCGGGGGAAACCGTTCCGCCTGCGCCGTCCGTCGGGGTCGGCGCGGGTGTCGGGGACGGCGGCGGGATCGTCGGTTCCGTCGGGGTCGGCGTCGGCGTGGGCCCCTGGGTCTGGTCCGGCGTCGGCGAGTGGCTCGCGGGGTGCGTCGGTTCGGGCTGCGGGGTCGGTGTCGACGCGGGCCGGCCGCGGCCCCGGATGGAGACCACCGCACCGGTCGGGTCGACCCCGACCCGGGCGGTCCAGGCGCCGACGGGCTGCGCCTCGGGGTCGACGGCGATGTGCAGGGTGACCGATTCTCCGGGCGCGAGGGTGCCCGCGGTGCGGCTCGCGCGCAGCCACGGCGCATCGGACCAGAGCCGCCAGTCCACCGGGGCTCCGCCCGAGGCGGTGAGGGTGAGCACGGTGAGGGCGCCCCGCGAGGACGCGGCCACGGAGAGCCGGCCGGGGGCTCCGGCGTGGTCGGGGGTGGCCGGCGGGCCCGAGCTGATCACCTCGACGGAGACGTCGGAGGAGTCGCTGCTCTCGGCGAAGCCGGGGCCGCCGATGGTGGTGGCCGCGTTCCCCGCGTTCTCGTAGGCGGTCAGCGGGCGGCCGCCGATCCGGGCCGTCGGGAGCTCGCTCTCACTGGCGGAGATACGGGGGGAGCCGTTGCCGACGGGTTCGCCGGTGCCGTGCTCGCCGCGGTACGAGGCCCACAGCGCCAGGACCGGGGCGGCGACGACGGTGGCCACGACGGTGGTGGTCACCGCCCGGGCCCGCAGCCGGTCGCGGCGGGCCGCGCGGTCCTTGGGGTCCATCGGGAAGCCGGTGCGGTCGAAGCGCGGGCCGGGGCTGCGGCCGCGGCCCCGGCCGGAGCGGAGCATCGCCGCGTGGACCGCGGTGCGCGGGGCGGGTACGAGCGGCAGTGCGGCGGTGTTGACGCCGCCGGAGCCGGGCCAGGGGGCGGCGGCGCCCACCCGTTCGGCGACGCGCCGGCACCGGGGGCAGTCGTCGACGTGCCGGACGAGTTCGGCGCGCAGGGTGCTGGACAGCAGCACGTCGCCGTTGCCGCCGTTGCCGTCCGCGTCGGCGCCGGTGAGCTGGGAGACGCTGGGACAGCTGCCGGTCTCGACGACGGCGAGGGCTGCGCGGGTGCGCTCCACCTCGCAGGCGGCGCCGGTCAGCAGCTCCCGGGCGGCGGCGGGGGGCGTGCCGAGGACCGCGGCGAGTTCGGGGACGGCGAGGCGGTGGCGGACGGCGAGTTCGAGTGCCTCGCGCTGCGCGGGTGTGGTCCCCGCGGCCTCCGGCCAGGCGAGACGGGCCAGCTCGGTACGGCGGTAGGCGCTCACGTCAAGCTGCCGGTGGGCGTCCGCCGCAGAGCCGTCGGTGGCTGCGCCCCCCGGCGCACGGTCGCGCCCGGTGTGCTCCGGCGCACGCCGGGCGGAATGCGCTCCCTGTCGGACGCGCCGCTGCTCCGCCAGCCGGCACAGGCAGCCCCAGCGGGCGAGCGCGTAGAGCCAGGCCCGCCGGTCGCCCTCGTCGGGGCAGCGGCCGGGATGCCGCTCGGCGACGGCGAGGACGTCTCCGAGCACGTCGGTCGCCGTGTCGTGATCGCACAGGACCGACAGGCAGTAGGTGAACAGGCCGTCGAGATACGGCTCGTGCCGGAAGGGGCGCGGCGGCTCCTCTTCTTGAGGCGTGCGCCCGTGCGCCCGGTGTGCGCCGGTGCGCGGCGAGGGGTGTGCCTGGTTGCTGCTGTTCACCTGGCGACCGTAGGCGGCGCGCCGGGGGCGCCTTGGAAGCCTTCCCCAGTTTTAGCCCTTATGGGTGAACAGATCGGTGGCGGACTGACGGCCGCCCTGACGACCGGCCCGACGACCGGCCCGACGACCGCCCCGACGACCGCCCGACGACGACCGTGACGTGGGCGGCGGTGCCGGTCCGGGCGCCCCGGCCGGCACCGCGGGCCGGGCTGTCGGTGCGGGCGGCTACCGTGAGCGGCATGGCTGCCCGCACTGCTCGTTCATCCGCCAAGGACCGACCGTCGTACCGCTGCACCGAGTGCGGCTGGACGACGGCCAAGTGGCTCGGCAGGTGTCCGGAGTGCCAGGCCTGGGGCACCGTCGAGGAGATGGGGGCGCCCGCCGTGCGGACCACCGCGGCCGGCCGGGTGTCGACCGCCGCGCTGCCGATCGCCCAGGTCGACGGGCGGACGGCGACCGCGCGCAGCACCGGTGTGGACGAGCTGGACCGCGTCCTGGGCGGCGGGCTCGTGCCCGGCGCCGTCGTGCTGCTGGCCGGCGAGCCCGGCGTGGGCAAGTCGACGCTGCTGCTGGACGTCGCGGCGAAGGCCTCCAGCGACACGCACCGCACGCTGTACGTCACGGGTGAGGAGTCGGCGAGCCAGGTGCGGCTGCGGGCCGACCGCATCAAGGCGCTGAGCGACCACCTGTACCTCGCCGCCGAGACCGACCTGTCGGCGGTGCTCGGCCACCTCGACGCCGTGAAGCCGTCCCTCCTCGTCCTGGACTCCGTACAGACCGTCGCCTCGCCCGAGATCGACGGCGCGCCCGGCGGCATGGCCCAGGTGCGCGAGGTGGCGGGCGCGCTGATCCGGGCCTCCAAGGAGCGGGGCATGGCCACCCTCCTCGTCGGCCACGTCACCAAGGACGGCGCCATCGCCGGTCCGCGCCTGCTGGAGCACCTCGTCGACGTGGTGCTGAGCTTCGAGGGCGACCGGCACGCACGGCTGCGGCTCGTGCGCGGCGTGAAGAACCGCTACGGCGCCACTGACGAGGTCGGCTGCTTCGAGCTGCACGACGAGGGGATCACCGGGCTCGCCGACCCGAGCGGGCTGTTCCTGACCCGGCGCGCCGAGGCCGTTCCGGGGACCTGCCTGACCGTGACCCTGGAGGGGAAGCGGCCGCTGGTCGCCGAGGTGCAGGCGCTGACCGTGGACTCGCAGATCCCCTCCCCCCGGCGGACCACCTCGGGTCTGGAGACCTCGCGCGTCTCGATGATGCTGGCGGTGCTGGAGCAGCGCGGCCGGATCACCGCGCTCGGCAAGCGCGACATCTACAGCGCCACCGTGGGCGGGGTGAAGCTCACCGAGCCGGCCGCCGACCTCGCGATCGCGCTCGCGCTGGCGTCCGCCGCCAGCGACGTGCCGCTCCCGAAGAACCTGGTGGCCATCGGCGAGGTCGGCCTGGCCGGCGAGGTGCGGCGGGTGACGGGCGTGCAGCGGCGGCTGGCGGAGGCGCACCGGCTGGGCTTCACGCACGCGCTGGTGCCGGCGGATCCGGGCAAGGTGCCGCCCGGGATGAAGGTCACCGAGGTGGCCGACATGGGCGACGCGCTGCGGGTGCTGCCGCGCGGGCGCTCCCGTACGCCGGCCAGGGAGGCCAAGGAGCGTCCCGCGGCCGCGGAGTAGGCCACGGCCGCGGGAGTAGGCCACGGTCAGGAAGCGGGCCACGACCGCAGAGCAGGTCCCGGCCCGCGGAGCAGGTCCCGGCCCGCGGAGCAGGTCTCGGCCCGGCGGTCATGATCGAACCGGGCGGACCGTCATGATCGACCCGGCCGACCGACCGGTCGCCGCCCTGGTCAGGGGGTCCGTAGCGGCCCCCGCCGGGCCCTACCTGGCCAAGCCACGGCGGGGCCGCAGCGCGCGCCGGTAGACTTTGTGCTGGTCCGCCCGGCCGTACGCACGTCCTCGTGCCCCCGCGCTGGGCGGCGCAACCCGCGACCGGAGGAGTGCAGTGGCAGCCAAGGACGGGGCATCAGCACCCGGGAAGTCCGGCGCGAGCTCCAAGCACGACGCGCTCATGCGCGCCTCGCTGAGCGCGGTCGCACCCGGTCAGCCACTGCGCGACGGCCTTGAGCGGATCGTCCGGGGCAACACCGGCGGCCTCATCGTCCTCGGCATGGACAAGGCCGTCGACGCGATGTGCACGGGCGGCTTCGTCCTGGACGTGGAGTTCACCGCGACCCGGCTGCGCGAGCTGTGCAAGCTCGACGGCGCCCTGATCCTCGACAAGGACCTCACCAAGATCCTGCGGGCCGGCGTACAGCTCGTACCGGACGCGTCCATCCCCACGGAGGAGACGGGCACGCGCCACCGCACGGCCGACCGCGTCTCGAAGCAGTGCGGGTTCCCGGTGGTGTCGGTGTCGCAGTCGATGCGGCTGATCGCGCTGTACGTCGACGGGGAGCGGCGGGTCCTGGAGGAGTCCGGGGCGATCCTGTCGCGGGCGAACCAGGCGCTGGCCACGCTGGAGCGGTACAAGCTGCGCCTGGACGAGGTCGCGGGCACGCTGTCGGCGCTGGAGATCGAGGACCTGGTCACGGTGCGCGACGTGACGGCGGTCGCGCAGCGGCTGGAAATGGTCCGCCGGATCGCGACCGAGATCGCCGAGTACGTGGTCGAACTGGGCACGGACGGGCGACTGCTGTCCCTCCAGCTGGACGAGCTGACGGTGGGTATCGAGCAGGAGCGCGAGCTGGTCATCCGGGACTACGTGCCCGAGCCGACGGCGAAGCGTTCCCGCACGGTGGACGAGGCGCTGGCGGAGCTGGACGCGCTGACCCACCCGGAACTCCTGGAACTGCCCATCGTGGCGCGGGCGCTGGGGTACACGGGCTCACCCGAAACCCTGGACTCGGCGGTGTCGCCCCGCGGCTACCGGCTGCTGGCGAAGGTGCCGAGGCTGCCGGGCGCGATCATCGAGCGGCTGGTGGAGCACTTCGGCGGTCTGCAGAAGCTGCTCGCCGCGAGCGTCGACGACCTGCAGACGGTGGACGGCGTGGGCGAGGCCCGCGCGCGGAGCGTCCGCGAGGGCCTGTCCCGTCTGGCCGAGTCGTCCATCCTGGAGCGCTACGTCTAGTGCTGTGGCCGGGAAGGTTTGCCGGGCGTCGTCACCCGGTGGACCTTCCCGTCACAGCACCGGCCTGCGGCGCCGCCCGGCCGGTCGTCAGTCCTGCTTGAGGACGAACGAGGTGCGGGCCACCGGCATGCCGGGGGACTTGACCTCGACCACGTAGGTGTCCGGAGCCGCGGACCCCGCCGGGGGCGACTGGCACTGGTCGGCCGCGCTGAACCTGCGGTCCCAGTCCAGCGCGTGCTTGGTCTCGCCCTGCGCGGGGAGGCGGAAGAAGGCGTTGCCGGCGCCGGTCGGGCAGTCCGCCGAGGACCAGACCGCCTTGTTGCTGCTCGCCTGAAGGATGGTCAGGACGGCCTGCTTCGGGCCGAGATCGACCTTGCAGGTCGTCCCGGAGGTGTTGCGGGCGACCAGTTCGAGGCGGGGCTTCTCGTTCGCCTCGTACTCGTTCTTCGCGCTCTTGACCTCCCACTGGAGCGCGGACGTCGCGCACGTGGGGAGCGGGGAGTCCGCCGGAACCGCCGCCGGGCCGCCCGCGCCACCGCCGGCGGAGCCCGAACCGCCGCTCGTGCCGGTGCCGTTGCCCGGTTCGCCGTTCTTGCCCGCGCCACCGCCCGAGCCGCCCTCGGAGCCGGTGGTGCCACCGCCTCCGGACTCGGGGCGGCCGCCGGGGGCGGCGCTGATGGCCGGGCCCGTGCCGCCCGGGCCGGGGGTGATCGAGGTGACGGGATCGGGGCGGCCCTCGCCCTTTCCGTTCGTACTCGTCCTCCCCCCGCCGGAACTGACGGTCCATACGGCGAGCAGCGCGAGGAGCGCGACGACTGACGCCAGCACAGCCCTCCGTCGCCAGTAGATGGAGGAGGGGAGCGGCCCGACCGGATTGCGC includes these proteins:
- the disA gene encoding DNA integrity scanning diadenylate cyclase DisA — protein: MAAKDGASAPGKSGASSKHDALMRASLSAVAPGQPLRDGLERIVRGNTGGLIVLGMDKAVDAMCTGGFVLDVEFTATRLRELCKLDGALILDKDLTKILRAGVQLVPDASIPTEETGTRHRTADRVSKQCGFPVVSVSQSMRLIALYVDGERRVLEESGAILSRANQALATLERYKLRLDEVAGTLSALEIEDLVTVRDVTAVAQRLEMVRRIATEIAEYVVELGTDGRLLSLQLDELTVGIEQERELVIRDYVPEPTAKRSRTVDEALAELDALTHPELLELPIVARALGYTGSPETLDSAVSPRGYRLLAKVPRLPGAIIERLVEHFGGLQKLLAASVDDLQTVDGVGEARARSVREGLSRLAESSILERYV
- the radA gene encoding DNA repair protein RadA; this encodes MAARTARSSAKDRPSYRCTECGWTTAKWLGRCPECQAWGTVEEMGAPAVRTTAAGRVSTAALPIAQVDGRTATARSTGVDELDRVLGGGLVPGAVVLLAGEPGVGKSTLLLDVAAKASSDTHRTLYVTGEESASQVRLRADRIKALSDHLYLAAETDLSAVLGHLDAVKPSLLVLDSVQTVASPEIDGAPGGMAQVREVAGALIRASKERGMATLLVGHVTKDGAIAGPRLLEHLVDVVLSFEGDRHARLRLVRGVKNRYGATDEVGCFELHDEGITGLADPSGLFLTRRAEAVPGTCLTVTLEGKRPLVAEVQALTVDSQIPSPRRTTSGLETSRVSMMLAVLEQRGRITALGKRDIYSATVGGVKLTEPAADLAIALALASAASDVPLPKNLVAIGEVGLAGEVRRVTGVQRRLAEAHRLGFTHALVPADPGKVPPGMKVTEVADMGDALRVLPRGRSRTPAREAKERPAAAE